GATTCATCCGGTTAACGTCAGTTTGTGGTTTGACGAACGCGAGTGGAAACGGGTCGAATTCGGCGGCCGCGGTTCGCTGATGGAACGTTACGGAGACGCTCCCCAAGACATTATGCTCACGATAACTTTGGATGCCGAGACGGAAGGGATCGCGGTGAGGGCGTCTTCCGAGCACCCGGAAACCGGATTCAGGGAAAAGCAGGCGTTCCCGCACGTGCTGAAGTCCCAGCTTCGAAAAATACGGGAGCGCCGGTTTTTTCAGACGGCCGATGCGAATCCCCGCGCCCATCGCCTTCACCGGAAAGAATGGGGCAAACAAGCCGTCAAGCTCCGGCAGCAAATCATCCACTGCGCGCGCACGGGCGAGATCGGGGAACTGGAAACCTCCCTGGATGCCTGGTTCGAGTGTCTGGAGAAGCTGAATTACGACGACCTCCGCAGGGAAGTCGCCCAATTGATGGCCGTGCTGGATGAGGGGCTCGGCAAACATGAAATTATTATGGTGGACGAAGAGACGCTTTATTACTGGCACGACTGGATAGGGCACCATCAGACGTGGAATGATTTAAAGCGTCGGCTTCGCCATATGGTTTTGAACGGCGTCAAGGCGCTGAAAAAACTGGAGCGGTCGGAACGCGAGACTTCGGATGCGAGCGGTTGGTTCAAGCAGGCGCTTCAACTCATCGAAAACTCGACCGACATGAATTTGAGTCTGGAGGCCGTATCGGAAGCGGTCAACGTTCACCCGGTCACGTTAAGCCGCATGTTCAAACAGCAAATGGGCGTCACCTTCGTCCGGTATCTGACGCGCAAAAGAATGCAGCACGCCAGCCATTTGCTGCTCCATACGAGAAAAAAGGTGAATGAAATCGCGGAAGAGGTCGGATATGCCGATTATGCGTACTTCAGAAGCTTGTTCAAAAAGGAATTCGGCTATTCGCCTTCCGACTTCAGGAAAAACAACGGAATCCTGAACGTGCCCGACGAAGGAGAGTAAGACCAACCAGGTAAAGGAGCGGCGCAATGAAGAAGCGGAGGCTTTTCTCGGCATTGCTCGTCTTATGGCTGGTTGCCGGTTGTACGGGTTGTCTGGGGGAAAGCCCGGAAGACTCCGGCACGGCCCCGGCTCAGCCCCTCACGTTAAAGGTGCTGTACGCCACGGTGGAAGCCGGCTCCGAAGCCGTTGTCCATGCGGCCCGCCATTACACGCGGGAGACGGGCGTCAATGTGCAGATCAGCACGTTTCCCTACAACAGCCTGCAGGAGAAAGTATTCACGGAATTGTCGCGGATGAGCGGCGAATACGATCTGATCGCCGTCGACACGCCGTGGGTCCCTAAAATCATCCGGCACCTGGAGCCGCTGACGCCGTATCTGCGGAACGCGGCATCCGCCGGCGACATCGGCGATTTTATTGCGAAGCTGTTCCTGGATACGTCGGTGT
The nucleotide sequence above comes from Paenibacillus thermoaerophilus. Encoded proteins:
- a CDS encoding response regulator transcription factor; the encoded protein is MKICVVDDEREVRVSIIQKLTALFPHEQVFDAGFGYEALQRIEFIQPDLVFLDIRMPELDGLQILQHLHEKYPSIYVVIISGYDDFEYARKALILGAADYLLKPADRGELMEIVLKIQEKLKRAFMKELAHLLGITPVPNISPEQIHPVNVSLWFDEREWKRVEFGGRGSLMERYGDAPQDIMLTITLDAETEGIAVRASSEHPETGFREKQAFPHVLKSQLRKIRERRFFQTADANPRAHRLHRKEWGKQAVKLRQQIIHCARTGEIGELETSLDAWFECLEKLNYDDLRREVAQLMAVLDEGLGKHEIIMVDEETLYYWHDWIGHHQTWNDLKRRLRHMVLNGVKALKKLERSERETSDASGWFKQALQLIENSTDMNLSLEAVSEAVNVHPVTLSRMFKQQMGVTFVRYLTRKRMQHASHLLLHTRKKVNEIAEEVGYADYAYFRSLFKKEFGYSPSDFRKNNGILNVPDEGE